GTATAGCCCACAACGGTCGGCTTTCCGGTTATCCCGGAGGTGGAGTTTATCCTGACTATATCCTTGAGGGGAACCGCAAACAATCCGTAGGGGTAATTGTAGCTCAAATCCTCTCTCGTCGTGAACCCCAACTTTTCGATATCCTTCAGCTCAACGATATCCTTGGGTGTTATGTCCCTCGTCTTCATCTTGTTTTGGTAGAAGGAGACGTTCTTGAACACCCTCTCCACCGTGTTTTTCAGGCGCTCGATCTGTATCTGCTCGATCTCCCCTTTGGATAGGGTCTCGTAGCGGCGATTATATATGCCCATATATCACTCCGAAATATATCATTCCCAGAATTCTTTGTAGTCCCTCCCAAGGTACGCCCTCTTTACGTCACCGTCAAGGAGGAGCTCTTCCCCCCTGCCCTCCAGCAAGACATTTCCGGTCTCGAAAACGTAACCCCTGTCCGATATCTTGAGGGCGGCCCTGGCGTTCTGCTCTACAAGCAAGATGGTCAGGTTATTGTTCTTGAGATCCTTTATTACGTTCATTATCTCCGTCGTGATCTTCGGGGCAAGGCCAAGGGAAGGCTCGTCGAGCATGAGAAGCCTCGGCTTGGCCATAAGGCCCCTCGCTATGGCAAGCATCTGCTGCTCCCCTCCGGAGAGCGTCCCCGCCCTCTGTTTTTTCCTCTCTTCAAGGATTGGAAATAGATCGAAGATATCCCTCAGGTTTTTCTGGATCTCCTTTTTCTCCTTACTCTTTCGCCTGAGATAAGCCCCGAGCATTATATTGTCGTAGACCGTAAATGAGTCGAATATCTGTCTTCCCTCGGGCACCTGGGAAATCCCCAGGTTCACGATCTCCTCCGGTTTTCTCTTAGATATCTCCCTGTCGTTGAAGACAATGCTCCCCGAAGACAAGCCCACAATCCCAGAGATGCTGTTTAAGAGGGTGGACTTGCCGGCTCCGTTGGCGCCTATCAGTGACACTATCTCCCCCTCCCAAATGTGCATGGAGACGGCGTCCAGCGCCCTGATCTTCCCGTAGTGGGTGGAGAGGTTTCTTATCTTAAGTAAAAACGACATCTTCCCCCAGATACGCCTCAATTACGTTCTTGTTGTATTGTATCTCCCTCGGCGTTCCCTCGGCTATCAGCTCCCCGTGATCCAAAACTATAATATCGTCCGAGATCTCCATGGTGAGTCCCATATCGTGCTCCACAAGGAGGACCGTAATTCCGTTCTCACTGATTTTCCTGATTAGCTGCAGCAGGTCTTCGGTCTCCCTCTCGTCGAGGCCCGCCGCCGGCTCGTCGAGAAGGATCAACCTCGGCTCCGAGGCAAGCGCCCTGGCAATCTCGAGATAACGCTGATGGCCGAGAGGAAGAGATGTTGATATATCGTTTGCCCTCGGCTCCAATCCCACAAAATCGAGGTATTTAAGCGATGTCTCGGCGATCTTCCGCTCTTCCTTCACCGCCGTGGGTGCCCTGAAGGCGCATTCCAGAAAGCCTGAGCTTGATTTCAGGTGTCTTCCCACCATTACGTTTTCCAGAACCGTCATGTTGTCGAAAATCTCGAGGTTTTGAAACGTGCGGGTAATTCCCATGGAGGCAATTTTATTTGATTTCCTGCCGTCTATCCTGATGTCATCTAATAATATCTTCCCGCTAGTAGGCGGAAATATGCCTGTAATAAGATTGAAGAGGGTGGTTTTCCCTGCGCCGTTGGGACCTATCACAGCCTTTACCTCCCCATCCCTGACGCTGAAGGATACCTTTTGCAGGGCCTTGACGCCTCCGAAATTTATGCTGAGATTTATAACTTTCAAGATCATTTAAAGAATCTGCCCTTTACTCGATCGACAATGCCTTTGGTCAAGCCCTCCGGCATAAATATCAAAATTATCATTAATATAAGCCCGTATACGATTATATCAAAATCCTCGAAGAGGTAGAAGAGCTCTGGCTGAAGTTTTATCACAAAATTTTTCAATACATCAATGAACTCCGGTAGAATGGTTATCACCGCCGCGCCGAAGATCGACCCCCAGATGCTTGCCATCCCCCCCACGACGACCATCACAACGAGCATTATGGACTTGTGAAAGCCGAACGAGCTTGGACCGGCGGACGCTATGAAGTGGGCATAGAGGCTTCCGGCAATTGAGGCGTAAAGGGCGCTCAATACAAATGCTGAGAGCTTGTATTTCTGAATGTCTATCCCGAGCGTAGAAGCCGCCGTCTCAGATGTGTGAAGCGCCCGAAGGGCCCGCCCCACCCTCGAGTGTATTATGTTATTGCTTACGATAAGTATCAAGACCGCAAATATCCAGACCACATAATAGTATTTCAGGTCCGTATCAAAAACGATATTAAAGGCATACAGGTTAGGCACGACCTGGGATATTCCCGTCAATTCCCCCAGCTTCAGGTGAAGGATGTGGTCGAGGCCGAAGTTGAACTTTAAGAAATATAGCTTCGGTATATTGGTGATTCCCTCCGGCCCGCCCATAGGCAAATCGGTGCCCTTCGCTGGGAGCTTCATCTCGTTAAAAATTATACTGACAATGATCCCGAAGCCGAGGGTCGCCATGGCGAGATAGTGACCCCTGAGCTTCAGGGACGGAATCCCCACTACAAAGGCGACAGAGCCGACAAAGACAAGGGCAATCAGGGCCGCAAAAACGGGATGAAAATTGTAGTGGGCCGTGAGTATCCCGGATGTGTACGCCCCAAGACCGTAGAAGGCGGCGTGTCCCAGAGATATTTGCCCCGCATATCCCATGAGGATATTGAGACCCAGCACGATAATCGTGTGGAGACCTATTAAAATCAGAACGTGCAGGTAGTAGTCATTTGTCAGGAAAAAGGGAAACAAGGAAACAACGGCTATCAAGATCGCTATGTATATATAATCACGCTTGACGGACATAGCCTAAACCCTTTTCATCTCGCCCTTGCCGAGAATTCCGGTCGGTCTCATAAAGAGGACTATGAGCAGAACGACGAACGCTATTGCGTCCTTGTAGGCGGAAGATATAAGGCCGGCGCCCAGGGATTCGAGGATGCCCAGGGCAAAACCGCCGATTATGGCTCCGGGGACGCTCCCAAGACCTCCGATCACCGCCCCGCAGAAGCCCTTGAGGCCGAGCATGGTCCCCATATTGTAGATCGCAAATGTAATGGGGGCTATGATTATTCCGGCCACGGCGCCAAGCGCGCCGGAAAGGGCGAACGAGATCAGTACCATCCTCTTTACATTTATCCCCAAAAGGCTCGCGGCCTTAGGGTTGATGGCGCTTGCCCTCATCCCCTTTCCGGTATCTGTGTATTCGAAAAAGATATGCAAAAGTATGAGCACGATACATGTAATTCCTATTACCCATAGTGCCTGAGGGGTGATTGCCGCCGGCCCTATGGATATAGGCGTCTCTCCGGAAAAAGGAGTTGCCGCGTGGTAGTCCTTTTTCCACACAAGCATCGCTACTCCTTTGATGAATATAGACGCTCCGATAGTGATAATGATAAGAGATATGTGGGTGGGTTTTCTTACAGGCCTTATAATTAGAAGGTCTATGAATATCCCTACGATCAATACAGCGATTACGGATAAAAAGAATGATAACGGTATTGGAAAGCCCAAAGCGGTATTAAAAGTGACCATAAACAATGCCCCGAGCATAACAAACTCGCCCTGGGCGAAGTTGATTATCTCGGTGGAGTTGTAGATAATGGTAAATCCCAGTCCCACGATCGCGTAAATGCTCCCCTGGGTCACGCCGCTCACTAGGAACTGGAGTAGTTGGTCAAAAATGCTCATAAATAAAAAAAGATGAATACAAAAAGAGGCTAAACACAAAGGCTTAGCCTCTTTTTGCTATTTAGATGACAAGTTTACTTTATTATTACCCAGTTGCCGTTTTCAATCTTCAACATGACGAAGGCTGACTCTATGTTGAGTCCTGTGTGGTCTTCGGGGGTCATGTTAAAGATTCCGTGGATGCCGATGTAATTGGTGGTCTTCTCTATCTCATCCCTGAGCTTGGCCTTGTCCGCTCCGGATGTCTTCAACGCCTCTGTTATCATCGCCATTGCGTCCCAGGCGTGTCCGCCGAAGGAGGATACTTTAGATCCAGGGAACGTTTCCTCGTAAACCTCCTTGTAGTTCATAAGGACATCACGCTGCGGATCCGATTTCGGAAGCTGATCGGCAACGATGATCTTTCCCGCGGGGAGGATTATCCCGTTTGCGGCATCCCCGGCAATCTCCAAGAATTTGGGCGACGCGACCCCGTGGCTCTGAAAGAGCGGTGTTTTTATATCGAGTTGTACCATATTCTTGGCTACGATCGCCGGCCCCGGGTTTGTGCCCCAGCACACGATCGCCTCGGCGTCGGTTCCCTTTATTACCGTAAGCTGAGTGGTCATATCAGTATCTTCGCTGCCGAAAGACTCTTCCGCAACTATCTCAATGCCGGCGCCCGGCGCCTGTGCCTTGAGCTGCTCTTTGCCGCTGTCGCCGTATCCATTCGAAACCGTTATTATTGCGATCTTCTTAATGCCGTTGGCGTTAAAGTATTCGTATATCTTCTGAACGGCCATCACGTCCGTCTGCGGAGTCTTGAAAACCCACTTCTTGACGGGATCGGTAATCTTGATGCTCGCGGCGCATGACACCAGCGGAACTTCCTTCTCTTCAATTACGTCGATTACCGACAGGGTGTTTCCCGAGAGGCTCGGCCCGACGATCGCGAGGACGTTGTCCTTTTCAATGAGCTTCTTTACGAGTGTCACGGAGTTTGTAGGATCACCCTCGTCATCGTAGATGACAACCTCAACTGGATGGCCGTCTATCCCTCCTTCCTTGTTGACGATATCGGCGTAAAGCTCCATCGACTTTTTCTCAGGCTCTCCCAGAAAGGAGTTACTTCCCGTTACCGAGAAGACACCGCCTATCACGTAAGGCTCGGCGGTCAGCTCCGGCGGGGGCTTCTTCTCGCAGGAAGTCACCAAGAGACCCGCCGAAATCATCAGCAATAGTCCCAAAAATAAAATTTTTCTTAGCTTCATACTTAAACCTCTTAAATGAATTCTTGGTTAGTTAAAGTGAATAAACTCTTTCACCTGAAAGTACGGTAATGTTGTTTTTAGTCAAAACATCTATTGCCTTATCTGTCTCATCAAACCTGAAGACTATAACAGCATTATCGCTCGATCTTTCCACAAAAGCGTACATATATTCAACATTAATATTATCTTTCTTCAAGATTTCGAGAATTTCCGCAAGCCCCCCCGGCCTGTCGGGCACCTCAACGGCAATGACTTCGGTCTTGACAACGGTAAAATTATTTTTCTGTAATACCTCCTTTGCCTTTTTTGTATCATTTACAATAAACCTCAAAACTCCAAAGTCTGAGGCGTCCGCCAAATAAAGGGCCCTGATGTTTACACCGCCGTCGCTCAATATCTTGGTTACCTCGGCCAGTCTACCCGATTTATTTTCCAAAAAGACGGATATTTGTTCAACCTTCATGGGAACCTCCCTAAATTTTACGGTTATCGATTACCCTTACGGCCTTCCCCTCGCTCCTCTGAATCGTCTTCGGCTCCACAAGCTTTATCGTTACGCTGACGCCCAGGAGGTCTTTGATCTCCTTTTCAATATCACTCTCAAGCTTCTGCAATCCCTTTATCTCGTCCGAGAAGACGGTCTCGTTTACCTCTACCCTCACCTCGAGTATATCAAGGGCTCCTTCCCTCTCCACGATCAACTGGTAATGAGGCTCCACGTCTTTGATGTTAAGCAGGACACTCTCTATCTGTGAGGGGAAGACATTCACCCCTCGAATTATAAGCATATCGTCGGTGCGGCCGCTTATCCTGTCCATCCTCACGTGGGTCCTGCCGCACTTGCAAGGCTCCGGGTTGAGGGAAGAGATGTCCCTCGTTCGATAGCGAATCACAGGGAAGGCCTCCTTTGTTATCGTGGTGAAGACAAGTTCCCCCTTTTCGCCGTAGGGGAGTGTCTCCCCGGTATTCGGGTCGATTATTTCGGGAATAAAATGATCCTCGAACACGTGCAGTCCGTCCTTAGCCTCCAAACATTCCGTGGAGACGCCA
The DNA window shown above is from Candidatus Zymogenus saltonus and carries:
- a CDS encoding ABC transporter ATP-binding protein; its protein translation is MILKVINLSINFGGVKALQKVSFSVRDGEVKAVIGPNGAGKTTLFNLITGIFPPTSGKILLDDIRIDGRKSNKIASMGITRTFQNLEIFDNMTVLENVMVGRHLKSSSGFLECAFRAPTAVKEERKIAETSLKYLDFVGLEPRANDISTSLPLGHQRYLEIARALASEPRLILLDEPAAGLDERETEDLLQLIRKISENGITVLLVEHDMGLTMEISDDIIVLDHGELIAEGTPREIQYNKNVIEAYLGEDVVFT
- a CDS encoding ABC transporter substrate-binding protein → MKLRKILFLGLLLMISAGLLVTSCEKKPPPELTAEPYVIGGVFSVTGSNSFLGEPEKKSMELYADIVNKEGGIDGHPVEVVIYDDEGDPTNSVTLVKKLIEKDNVLAIVGPSLSGNTLSVIDVIEEKEVPLVSCAASIKITDPVKKWVFKTPQTDVMAVQKIYEYFNANGIKKIAIITVSNGYGDSGKEQLKAQAPGAGIEIVAEESFGSEDTDMTTQLTVIKGTDAEAIVCWGTNPGPAIVAKNMVQLDIKTPLFQSHGVASPKFLEIAGDAANGIILPAGKIIVADQLPKSDPQRDVLMNYKEVYEETFPGSKVSSFGGHAWDAMAMITEALKTSGADKAKLRDEIEKTTNYIGIHGIFNMTPEDHTGLNIESAFVMLKIENGNWVIIK
- a CDS encoding ABC transporter ATP-binding protein, encoding MSFLLKIRNLSTHYGKIRALDAVSMHIWEGEIVSLIGANGAGKSTLLNSISGIVGLSSGSIVFNDREISKRKPEEIVNLGISQVPEGRQIFDSFTVYDNIMLGAYLRRKSKEKKEIQKNLRDIFDLFPILEERKKQRAGTLSGGEQQMLAIARGLMAKPRLLMLDEPSLGLAPKITTEIMNVIKDLKNNNLTILLVEQNARAALKISDRGYVFETGNVLLEGRGEELLLDGDVKRAYLGRDYKEFWE
- a CDS encoding ACT domain-containing protein, whose translation is MKVEQISVFLENKSGRLAEVTKILSDGGVNIRALYLADASDFGVLRFIVNDTKKAKEVLQKNNFTVVKTEVIAVEVPDRPGGLAEILEILKKDNINVEYMYAFVERSSDNAVIVFRFDETDKAIDVLTKNNITVLSGERVYSL
- a CDS encoding branched-chain amino acid ABC transporter permease → MSVKRDYIYIAILIAVVSLFPFFLTNDYYLHVLILIGLHTIIVLGLNILMGYAGQISLGHAAFYGLGAYTSGILTAHYNFHPVFAALIALVFVGSVAFVVGIPSLKLRGHYLAMATLGFGIIVSIIFNEMKLPAKGTDLPMGGPEGITNIPKLYFLKFNFGLDHILHLKLGELTGISQVVPNLYAFNIVFDTDLKYYYVVWIFAVLILIVSNNIIHSRVGRALRALHTSETAASTLGIDIQKYKLSAFVLSALYASIAGSLYAHFIASAGPSSFGFHKSIMLVVMVVVGGMASIWGSIFGAAVITILPEFIDVLKNFVIKLQPELFYLFEDFDIIVYGLILMIILIFMPEGLTKGIVDRVKGRFFK
- a CDS encoding branched-chain amino acid ABC transporter permease; this translates as MSIFDQLLQFLVSGVTQGSIYAIVGLGFTIIYNSTEIINFAQGEFVMLGALFMVTFNTALGFPIPLSFFLSVIAVLIVGIFIDLLIIRPVRKPTHISLIIITIGASIFIKGVAMLVWKKDYHAATPFSGETPISIGPAAITPQALWVIGITCIVLILLHIFFEYTDTGKGMRASAINPKAASLLGINVKRMVLISFALSGALGAVAGIIIAPITFAIYNMGTMLGLKGFCGAVIGGLGSVPGAIIGGFALGILESLGAGLISSAYKDAIAFVVLLIVLFMRPTGILGKGEMKRV